In Ignavibacteriales bacterium, a genomic segment contains:
- the serS gene encoding serine--tRNA ligase, with translation MLDLKLIRENPELAKQGIENKNEKNRIDEVVALDEKRRQLIIQTDELKAKRNQVSQQVGQMKKSGQDASAVIAEMKLVGDKISEFDSQLKNVEEELTNILMYLPNLPHSSVPVGKTAEQNVEVRRWMPEGFSFENIEKKQDHVTLGKKLNILDFERGAKITGSGFPVYKGKGATLERSLINFMLDYHIKKHGYTEIFPPFLVNRASMEGTGQLPKMADDMYTIGLDDLFPIPTAEVPITNLHRNEILEEKDLPVCYVGYSACFRREAGSYGKESKGFLRVHQFNKVEMVKFVKPETSFDELEKLVNDAEDILKALQIPYRILLLCTGDLSFSAAKCYDIETWSPAENRWLEASSCSNFENFQARRANIRYRREDTKKPEFVHTLNGSGLATSRLMVSLLENYQTLDGKITVPKVLQKYTEFNFID, from the coding sequence ATGTTAGACTTAAAACTCATTCGTGAAAATCCGGAACTTGCTAAGCAAGGAATAGAAAATAAAAATGAAAAGAATAGAATTGATGAAGTTGTAGCTTTAGATGAGAAACGCAGACAACTAATAATTCAAACCGATGAATTAAAAGCGAAGAGAAATCAAGTTTCGCAACAAGTTGGGCAGATGAAAAAATCTGGTCAGGATGCTTCCGCTGTTATTGCTGAGATGAAGTTGGTTGGTGATAAAATTTCAGAATTCGATTCTCAGTTAAAAAATGTTGAAGAAGAGTTGACCAACATTTTGATGTACCTCCCAAACCTCCCTCATTCTTCTGTTCCCGTTGGAAAAACAGCGGAACAAAATGTTGAAGTAAGACGATGGATGCCGGAAGGATTCTCTTTTGAAAATATTGAGAAGAAACAAGATCATGTAACTCTTGGTAAAAAATTAAATATTTTAGATTTCGAACGCGGAGCTAAAATTACCGGAAGTGGTTTTCCTGTTTACAAAGGAAAAGGTGCTACATTGGAACGTTCATTAATTAATTTTATGCTCGATTATCATATCAAGAAACATGGCTATACAGAAATTTTTCCTCCATTCCTTGTAAACCGCGCTTCAATGGAAGGTACGGGACAATTGCCCAAAATGGCTGATGATATGTACACAATTGGGCTGGATGATCTCTTCCCTATTCCAACTGCAGAAGTACCCATTACAAACTTGCATCGCAATGAAATACTTGAAGAGAAAGATTTACCGGTTTGTTACGTTGGCTATTCTGCGTGCTTTAGAAGAGAAGCTGGTTCTTATGGTAAAGAGTCTAAAGGATTTCTGCGCGTTCATCAATTTAATAAAGTTGAGATGGTAAAATTTGTAAAACCAGAAACCTCTTTTGATGAATTGGAAAAATTAGTAAACGATGCAGAGGATATTCTAAAAGCATTGCAGATTCCTTATAGAATATTATTGCTTTGCACCGGCGATCTAAGTTTTTCTGCAGCAAAATGTTATGATATTGAAACCTGGTCGCCAGCAGAGAATCGATGGCTGGAAGCTTCTTCTTGCAGTAACTTTGAGAATTTTCAGGCAAGACGTGCAAATATCCGCTACAGAAGAGAAGACACAAAGAAACCCGAATTCGTTCACACACTCAATGGCTCTGGTTTAGCTACCAGCAGACTGATGGTTTCATTGTTAGAAAATTACCAGACTTTAGATGGAAAAATTACTGTACCAAAGGTTCTCCAAAAATACACGGAATTTAATTTTATAGATTAA
- the leuS gene encoding leucine--tRNA ligase, protein MRYPHHEIEKKWQAYWTYNNVHKTDLTKLEKKLYCLVMFIYPSGAKLHIGHWYNYGPTDSWARFKKLKGYNVFEPMGYDAFGLPAENYAIKTGVHPYDSTMKNIEDIHVQLKHMGCMYDWDAELMTCLPEYYKWNQWLFLQMYKKGLAYRKKAPVNWCPSCQTVLANEQVLANGTCERCGTLVIQKNLTQWFFKITDYADELLRDLDKIDWPEKTKLMQKNWIGRSVGTNVKFKIDGFDDEITVFTTRPDTLYGVTYVVLAPEHPLVDKLTAPANKKLVDEYKESIKSLTEIERTSTVKEKTGVPIGVNAINPVNGESVPIWIADYALATYGTGCVMAVPAHDERDFEFAKKFNLPIRKVILEKGKNPEEELTEAFVEAGAMINSGSFNGLNSDDGIEKISDYLEQNNLGKRKVNYRLRDWLISRQRYWGTPIPIIHCEKCGEVPVSENELPVELPYQVEFKREGQSPLTTNKSFMDVKCPKCGGEAHRDPDTMDTFVDSSWYYFRYLNPNFKEKMFDVDLGNQWIPVDMYVGGAEHATMHLLYARFIHKFLRDIGMTNSNEPFSTLIHQGTITNQGAKMSKSKGNVVNPDIFIEKYGADVFRLYMMFMGPYDLGGDWNDHGIVGIDRFVQRSFDLFTKFEGIIKNNFVLEKFEIAALNEDEKLVYRKINQTIRKFDEEIDNFRFNTAVASLMELMNELLKNLEKCNPSLQAYTLERFAAMLAPIAPHLGEECWKLIGNDKSIFEAPKSFQPDEAALVEDKVTIAVQINGKLRATLEVPNNSEQSFVKEIAFNEESVKRHTDGKTVVKEIFVKNKIYNIVVK, encoded by the coding sequence ATGCGTTATCCTCACCACGAAATTGAAAAGAAATGGCAAGCTTACTGGACTTACAATAATGTTCACAAAACTGATCTGACTAAGTTAGAGAAAAAACTTTACTGCCTTGTAATGTTCATATATCCTTCAGGAGCAAAGCTTCACATTGGACATTGGTATAATTACGGTCCAACGGATTCCTGGGCACGTTTTAAAAAATTAAAAGGTTATAACGTATTTGAACCTATGGGTTATGATGCTTTCGGTTTGCCGGCAGAAAACTATGCAATAAAAACCGGCGTTCATCCTTACGATAGTACAATGAAAAATATTGAAGACATCCACGTTCAACTAAAACATATGGGTTGTATGTATGATTGGGATGCTGAATTGATGACCTGCCTACCTGAATATTACAAATGGAACCAGTGGCTATTTCTTCAGATGTATAAAAAAGGATTAGCTTACAGAAAAAAAGCACCGGTAAATTGGTGTCCTTCCTGCCAAACTGTTTTGGCTAACGAACAGGTACTTGCAAATGGTACCTGCGAACGATGCGGAACTTTAGTTATTCAAAAAAATCTTACCCAGTGGTTCTTTAAAATAACAGATTATGCAGATGAGCTTTTACGGGATTTAGATAAAATTGATTGGCCCGAGAAAACCAAATTAATGCAGAAGAACTGGATTGGTAGAAGCGTTGGAACAAATGTTAAATTTAAGATTGATGGTTTTGATGATGAGATTACTGTTTTTACAACCAGACCGGACACTCTCTACGGTGTAACTTATGTTGTACTTGCACCGGAACATCCACTTGTAGATAAACTTACTGCCCCAGCAAATAAAAAATTAGTTGATGAATACAAAGAATCGATTAAATCTTTAACAGAAATAGAAAGAACATCAACTGTAAAAGAAAAAACCGGAGTGCCAATAGGTGTAAACGCTATTAATCCTGTTAATGGCGAAAGTGTGCCGATCTGGATTGCAGATTATGCACTTGCTACTTACGGTACCGGCTGCGTTATGGCTGTTCCTGCACACGATGAACGTGATTTTGAATTTGCCAAAAAATTTAATTTGCCAATACGAAAAGTAATTTTAGAAAAAGGTAAAAATCCCGAAGAAGAATTAACTGAAGCTTTTGTTGAAGCAGGTGCAATGATAAACTCAGGAAGTTTTAACGGATTAAACTCTGATGATGGAATTGAAAAAATTTCCGATTATCTTGAACAAAATAATTTAGGAAAGCGGAAAGTAAATTATCGTTTACGCGATTGGCTAATTTCGCGTCAGCGTTATTGGGGAACACCTATTCCGATTATCCATTGTGAAAAGTGTGGTGAAGTTCCGGTAAGTGAAAACGAATTACCTGTTGAACTTCCATACCAGGTTGAATTTAAGCGAGAAGGACAATCGCCTTTAACTACGAATAAAAGTTTTATGGATGTAAAATGTCCAAAGTGCGGTGGTGAAGCGCATAGAGATCCGGATACGATGGATACATTTGTCGATTCTTCCTGGTACTATTTCCGTTACTTAAATCCAAACTTCAAAGAAAAGATGTTCGACGTGGATTTAGGTAACCAATGGATTCCGGTTGATATGTATGTTGGCGGTGCAGAACATGCAACCATGCACTTGCTTTATGCCAGATTCATCCACAAATTTCTCCGCGACATTGGAATGACGAACAGCAATGAGCCATTTTCCACCTTGATACACCAGGGCACAATTACAAATCAAGGCGCAAAGATGTCAAAATCGAAAGGTAATGTTGTTAACCCTGATATATTTATTGAGAAATATGGAGCTGATGTTTTTCGTCTTTATATGATGTTTATGGGTCCATACGATCTTGGCGGCGATTGGAACGATCATGGCATTGTTGGTATTGATCGTTTTGTTCAACGCTCCTTTGATTTATTTACTAAGTTTGAAGGAATAATAAAGAATAATTTTGTCTTAGAAAAATTTGAAATTGCTGCTTTGAATGAAGATGAAAAACTCGTCTACAGAAAAATAAATCAAACCATCCGCAAGTTTGATGAAGAGATTGATAACTTCAGATTTAACACAGCAGTTGCTTCTTTAATGGAATTAATGAACGAGCTGCTAAAGAATCTTGAAAAATGCAATCCATCTTTACAGGCGTACACATTGGAAAGATTTGCTGCAATGCTTGCACCAATTGCGCCGCATCTTGGCGAAGAATGCTGGAAATTAATTGGAAATGACAAATCAATCTTTGAAGCACCAAAAAGTTTTCAACCTGATGAAGCAGCATTGGTTGAAGATAAAGTTACTATTGCAGTCCAGATTAATGGAAAACTACGGGCGACGCTTGAAGTACCGAATAACAGTGAGCAATCGTTCGTTAAGGAAATTGCCTTTAATGAAGAATCAGTTAAACGCCACACAGATGGAAAAACAGTTGTTAAAGAAATCTTTGTAAAGAATAAGATTTATAATATTGTAGTAAAGTAG
- the lysA gene encoding diaminopimelate decarboxylase → MNLLELGSFHYKEKKLYCEQKSVEEIAETVGTPVFIYSKNYLVNQYKEFDKAFVGINHNIFFAIKSNFNLNVIKILLDQGSGVDVNSGGELYRALKAGATPNKILFSGVGKTAEEIKMALQHGVKLIKAESLSETNLIDKIAGEMKKTAPVAIRINPNVDAKTHPYISTGLAENKFGIDSSKAEEIFLECSKLKNIRLCGIDMHIGSQITSIEPFVEAIEKMAELFKKLKLSGIPLQHFDIGGGMGVMYKEENFFSLFKLSERVKEILLQLDCEILFEPGRFLTANAGILVAEIQYIKQNRNKIFFIVDAAMTELLRPTLYGAYHHIQPVKINDRKDIIVDVVGPVCESGDFLAKDRTITECIEGEKLAVLSAGAYGMVMSSNYNARRRPPEVIVDGDRFFISRSRESFEHLLWDEKIIDELHT, encoded by the coding sequence ATGAATTTATTGGAATTAGGCTCATTTCACTATAAAGAAAAAAAACTTTACTGTGAACAAAAATCAGTTGAAGAAATTGCTGAAACTGTTGGAACTCCGGTTTTTATTTACAGCAAGAATTATCTGGTTAACCAATACAAAGAATTTGATAAAGCATTTGTAGGGATTAATCATAACATTTTCTTTGCGATAAAATCAAATTTTAATCTCAATGTTATTAAAATACTTCTCGATCAAGGTTCTGGAGTTGATGTTAATTCTGGCGGCGAATTATACAGAGCATTAAAAGCTGGTGCAACTCCAAATAAGATTTTATTCTCGGGTGTTGGAAAAACTGCTGAAGAAATTAAGATGGCATTGCAACACGGGGTTAAATTAATTAAAGCTGAATCATTAAGTGAAACGAATTTGATTGACAAGATTGCCGGTGAGATGAAAAAAACCGCTCCAGTTGCTATCCGGATAAATCCCAATGTTGATGCAAAGACTCATCCTTATATCTCTACAGGATTGGCAGAAAATAAATTCGGGATCGATTCATCAAAAGCAGAAGAAATATTTCTTGAATGTTCAAAACTCAAAAACATTCGCCTTTGCGGAATTGATATGCACATTGGTTCACAGATTACATCCATCGAACCATTTGTAGAAGCAATTGAAAAGATGGCGGAACTTTTTAAGAAATTGAAATTGTCCGGAATTCCATTACAGCATTTTGATATTGGTGGTGGAATGGGCGTTATGTATAAGGAAGAAAATTTCTTTTCACTTTTTAAGCTAAGCGAAAGAGTTAAAGAAATCCTGCTTCAACTTGATTGCGAAATACTATTTGAACCAGGACGTTTTTTAACGGCAAATGCTGGAATTCTTGTGGCTGAAATTCAGTATATAAAACAAAACAGAAATAAAATTTTCTTTATAGTTGATGCTGCGATGACCGAATTATTAAGACCAACTTTGTACGGCGCATATCATCATATTCAACCTGTTAAGATAAACGACAGAAAAGATATTATCGTGGATGTGGTCGGACCAGTCTGTGAGAGCGGCGATTTTTTGGCAAAGGATAGAACAATAACCGAATGCATCGAAGGAGAGAAACTTGCCGTGCTGTCTGCCGGGGCTTATGGGATGGTTATGTCGTCAAATTATAATGCACGAAGGAGACCACCAGAAGTAATTGTAGATGGTGACAGATTTTTTATTTCCAGAAGCAGAGAATCTTTTGAACATTTGCTTTGGGATGAAAAAATTATTGATGAGCTTCATACATAA
- a CDS encoding LD-carboxypeptidase translates to MHRRKFLTAVSIASTFPFLYKEAFANSFVNPNENIIKPPKLKFGDTVGLIAPGSNITEDELNESVKNLEALGFKVVYRNDILAKHGYLAGTDERRASEINEMFNRKDVSGIICARGGYGCARILHLIDYQTIKQNPKIIIGYSDITALLYAIFQKTGLVTFHGPVGISTFNNFSKQNFADVLLNPSSELILWNAKDENENNISRKSAVIRSGKATGKMVGGNLSIVVSMIGTEYDIDTSGKIIFLEEVGEEPYRVDRMLTQMIQAGKFSKAAGIALGVFEKCEPKEKNAEFNSSFSLTEVLFDRLFNLGIPVLYGMSFGHITNKFTLPLGVTAQLNVDDQTLTLLETAVH, encoded by the coding sequence ATGCATCGTAGAAAATTTTTAACGGCAGTTTCAATTGCCTCAACATTTCCTTTTTTGTACAAAGAAGCATTTGCAAATTCATTTGTTAATCCAAACGAAAATATCATCAAACCCCCAAAATTAAAATTTGGTGATACTGTTGGACTAATAGCACCGGGAAGCAATATAACAGAGGATGAGTTAAATGAATCTGTTAAGAATCTGGAAGCACTTGGATTCAAAGTCGTTTATCGGAATGATATTTTAGCAAAGCACGGCTACCTTGCCGGCACTGATGAGAGGAGAGCATCTGAAATAAATGAAATGTTCAATCGTAAGGATGTAAGCGGAATTATTTGTGCACGCGGAGGATATGGCTGTGCAAGAATTCTTCATCTAATTGATTATCAAACGATCAAACAGAATCCGAAAATAATTATTGGTTATAGTGATATAACCGCTTTGTTGTATGCGATTTTTCAGAAAACAGGTTTGGTAACTTTTCATGGACCTGTAGGAATTTCCACCTTCAACAATTTTTCCAAACAAAATTTTGCTGATGTGTTATTAAATCCTTCTTCAGAATTAATTCTTTGGAATGCCAAAGATGAAAATGAGAATAACATTAGCAGAAAATCTGCAGTAATAAGGAGCGGAAAAGCCACTGGTAAAATGGTTGGTGGTAATTTATCTATCGTAGTATCAATGATCGGAACTGAGTATGATATCGATACTTCTGGTAAAATAATTTTTCTTGAGGAAGTAGGGGAAGAACCATACCGGGTAGATAGGATGCTAACACAAATGATTCAAGCAGGAAAATTTTCTAAAGCTGCGGGAATAGCTCTTGGTGTATTTGAAAAGTGCGAACCAAAAGAAAAAAATGCGGAATTTAATTCTTCTTTTTCATTAACGGAAGTTTTGTTTGATAGACTCTTTAATCTTGGAATTCCAGTTCTTTACGGAATGTCTTTTGGACACATAACTAATAAATTTACATTACCATTAGGAGTTACTGCCCAACTAAATGTTGATGATCAGACTCTTACGTTGCTTGAAACAGCAGTTCATTAG